The proteins below are encoded in one region of Micromonospora sp. DSM 45708:
- a CDS encoding glycosyltransferase family 4 protein, whose translation MVAELSNELVARGHEVTLFGHPASDTRARLVSMPFEEGFIFDSFREHVHAAESLLHAAEFDVVHNHTVSAVTFDKHLDLPMITTVHGTTGRAMERPVYEYNKQARYISISYGQRRVGVQGMNWIENIYNGIDVDYFRPGPADGSRPYLLHMGALSRRKGTAEAVQIAQLAGMRLVLAGRPDPMDEEYLDKDVLPWVDGENVILANEVEGEERLALLQGATALLAPIQWDEPFGLVLVEAMACGVPVLACDRGSAQEVVADGVTGFVRPTWQELVEAVGRVDRLDRARCRERVVRHFRKDTMVDAYEALYARIA comes from the coding sequence ATGGTGGCCGAACTCAGCAACGAACTCGTGGCCCGGGGCCATGAGGTGACGCTGTTCGGCCACCCCGCATCCGACACCCGCGCCCGCCTCGTCTCGATGCCCTTCGAAGAAGGATTCATCTTCGACTCCTTCCGTGAGCACGTCCACGCGGCGGAGTCCCTGCTGCACGCCGCCGAATTCGACGTGGTCCACAACCACACGGTCTCAGCCGTCACGTTCGACAAGCACCTCGACCTGCCGATGATCACCACCGTCCACGGCACGACCGGTCGGGCGATGGAACGCCCGGTGTACGAATACAACAAGCAGGCCCGCTACATCTCGATCAGCTACGGGCAACGCCGGGTGGGCGTCCAGGGCATGAACTGGATCGAGAACATCTACAACGGAATCGACGTCGACTACTTCCGCCCCGGCCCGGCGGACGGGTCGAGGCCGTACCTGCTCCACATGGGAGCGCTGTCGCGCCGCAAGGGGACGGCCGAGGCCGTCCAGATCGCCCAGTTGGCGGGCATGCGGCTGGTCCTGGCCGGGCGGCCCGACCCGATGGACGAGGAGTATCTCGACAAGGACGTCCTGCCCTGGGTCGACGGGGAGAACGTCATCCTGGCGAACGAGGTCGAAGGCGAGGAGCGGCTGGCCCTGCTCCAGGGGGCGACCGCGCTGCTGGCCCCGATCCAGTGGGACGAGCCGTTCGGCCTCGTCCTGGTCGAGGCCATGGCATGTGGTGTGCCCGTACTGGCCTGCGACCGCGGGTCCGCCCAGGAGGTGGTGGCCGACGGGGTCACCGGTTTCGTGCGGCCGACCTGGCAGGAACTGGTGGAGGCGGTCGGGCGGGTCGACCGGTTGGATCGGGCGCGTTGCCGGGAACGGGTGGTTCGGCACTTCCGGAAGGACACGATGGTCGACGCGTACGAAGCGCTCTACGCGCGGATCGCGTAA
- a CDS encoding VOC family protein, with amino-acid sequence MAESEGDFVVEVRLDHLRVDVADIDRAERFYVEALGLDRIVRYEIDNGVILQLGPGGRPPGVELWCEAGLVPRPSATEHLAFAVDDVHTMVEHVRALGYRVAREPWRIGGETVAFVLDPDEHLVELNDFADRRT; translated from the coding sequence GTGGCTGAGTCCGAGGGGGATTTCGTGGTGGAAGTTCGCCTCGACCATCTGCGGGTCGACGTCGCAGACATTGACCGCGCCGAGCGGTTTTACGTCGAGGCGCTGGGCTTGGATCGCATTGTCAGATATGAGATCGACAATGGAGTGATCCTTCAGCTCGGGCCCGGCGGCCGGCCACCCGGTGTCGAACTGTGGTGCGAGGCGGGGCTGGTGCCGCGCCCGAGCGCGACGGAGCACCTGGCATTCGCGGTCGATGACGTCCACACGATGGTCGAACACGTGCGTGCGCTTGGTTACCGGGTGGCGCGTGAACCGTGGCGGATCGGGGGCGAGACAGTGGCCTTCGTTCTGGATCCTGACGAACATCTGGTGGAGTTGAACGACTTCGCCGATCGCCGCACCTGA
- a CDS encoding SigE family RNA polymerase sigma factor: MRAEDEQAFREFVTSQMAALRKLAYLTCGDWHAAEDAVANALIKLYPRWRKLERPDLYVKTMVYRAAVDETRRPWRRERSSGDAMPDIALRDPAGATDERMRLRAALDAVPARQRAAVVLRHYLDLSLEDTAGVLGCTVGTAKSQVSRGLAKLRESLGGERIELTGKPMEEWTNAVA; this comes from the coding sequence GTGAGAGCCGAAGACGAGCAAGCATTCCGCGAGTTCGTGACGTCGCAGATGGCGGCGCTGCGCAAGCTGGCGTACCTGACCTGCGGCGACTGGCACGCGGCGGAGGACGCCGTGGCCAACGCGCTGATCAAGCTCTACCCCCGCTGGCGGAAGCTGGAGCGCCCCGATCTCTACGTCAAGACCATGGTCTACCGGGCCGCGGTCGACGAGACCCGCCGGCCCTGGCGGCGCGAGCGGTCGTCCGGCGACGCCATGCCGGACATCGCGCTGCGGGACCCGGCCGGTGCGACCGACGAGCGGATGCGCCTGCGCGCGGCGCTCGACGCCGTGCCGGCCCGGCAGCGGGCCGCAGTCGTGCTCCGGCACTACCTGGACCTGAGCCTGGAGGACACGGCCGGCGTACTCGGCTGCACCGTGGGCACGGCCAAGAGTCAGGTCTCCCGTGGCCTGGCGAAGCTGCGCGAGTCACTCGGCGGCGAACGCATCGAACTCACCGGGAAGCCGATGGAGGAGTGGACCAATGCAGTTGCATGA
- a CDS encoding ABC transporter ATP-binding protein, whose translation MALIEAHELTKIFRRPLKDPGLRGSVKNLFQRRFVDSVVVNAINISITAGEAVAYIGPNGAGKSTTVKLLSGILEPTSGEVRVGGVVPTRDRMANARQIGVLFGQRTQLWWDLPVRDSLELLRDMHGISPADFASQMRRFESVLGLGELLPVVARKLSLGQRMRADLACALVHRPKVVYLDEPTIGLDIAVKYQVRDFLKDLVGDGITLMLTTHDLDDIEDTCKRMVIIDHGRIIHDGSLAEAKHRYARERSVHLQLGGPVDLAALARRFPMAAVSAGADRGAFTITFDKEQLTAGQVLTGVAPLAEVLDVRIDEPSIEDVVRRVYAGDIAAEELTT comes from the coding sequence ATGGCATTAATCGAGGCCCATGAACTAACAAAGATTTTCCGGAGACCTTTGAAAGATCCGGGCCTGCGGGGGTCTGTCAAAAATTTGTTTCAAAGACGGTTTGTCGATTCGGTAGTCGTCAATGCAATAAACATTTCCATAACGGCCGGCGAAGCGGTCGCGTACATCGGTCCCAACGGCGCCGGCAAGTCGACCACGGTCAAGCTCCTGTCGGGCATCCTCGAGCCCACGTCGGGAGAGGTCCGGGTGGGCGGTGTCGTGCCCACCCGCGACCGGATGGCCAACGCCCGCCAGATCGGGGTGCTGTTCGGCCAGCGGACCCAGCTCTGGTGGGACCTGCCGGTCCGGGACTCGCTGGAACTGCTGCGGGACATGCACGGGATCTCGCCCGCCGACTTCGCCAGCCAGATGCGGCGCTTCGAATCCGTGCTGGGTCTGGGGGAACTACTACCGGTCGTGGCCCGCAAACTGTCCCTCGGTCAACGCATGCGCGCCGACCTCGCCTGCGCGCTGGTGCACCGCCCCAAGGTGGTGTATCTGGACGAGCCCACGATCGGCCTGGACATCGCCGTCAAATACCAGGTGCGGGACTTTCTCAAGGACCTCGTCGGCGACGGCATCACGCTGATGCTCACCACGCACGACCTGGACGACATCGAGGACACCTGCAAACGGATGGTGATCATCGATCACGGCCGCATCATCCACGACGGCAGCCTGGCCGAGGCGAAGCACAGGTACGCCCGCGAGAGGTCGGTCCATCTGCAGTTGGGTGGCCCGGTCGACCTGGCGGCGCTGGCCCGGCGATTTCCCATGGCGGCCGTGTCCGCCGGGGCGGACCGTGGCGCCTTCACGATCACCTTCGACAAGGAGCAGCTCACGGCGGGGCAGGTGCTGACCGGGGTCGCGCCGCTGGCCGAGGTGTTGGACGTCCGCATCGACGAGCCCTCGATCGAGGACGTGGTACGGCGCGTGTACGCGGGCGACATCGCCGCCGAGGAGCTGACCACGTGA
- a CDS encoding glycosyltransferase family 8 protein translates to MHIGMAFDEKYADYAAVTIESILATRASAEDEVTFWILPTPDVGASTFDRMVECVSGRAAINFLDSTDAVSHLPGSVMNGLEYISSAMYLRLLLADLVPDEVDRILYLDTDILCTGDLRPLYDTELNGAPLAAVRDAFTLTFAHNGGIPGLDEEEVGSLADRKYFNSGVLLIDVASWRNNGFTERCIRYLEQNAGKLRYPDQDALNVVFDGIWHELPKIWNEMESHELEWVGRSLTEARLLHFAGPYKPWQKDFPDGPRLAAYHKYMVQVGLIGAQTA, encoded by the coding sequence ATGCACATCGGCATGGCCTTCGATGAGAAGTACGCCGATTACGCGGCGGTGACGATCGAATCAATCCTGGCAACCAGGGCGTCAGCCGAGGACGAAGTGACGTTCTGGATCCTGCCGACGCCCGACGTCGGTGCGAGCACCTTCGACCGCATGGTGGAATGTGTGTCGGGGCGGGCGGCGATCAATTTCCTCGACTCCACCGACGCCGTCTCGCACCTCCCGGGCTCGGTCATGAACGGGCTGGAGTACATCAGCTCCGCGATGTACCTGAGGTTGCTCCTGGCGGACCTGGTGCCCGACGAGGTGGACCGCATCCTCTACCTCGACACCGACATCCTGTGCACCGGCGACCTGAGGCCGCTGTACGACACGGAACTGAACGGCGCCCCACTCGCCGCCGTACGGGACGCCTTCACCCTGACCTTCGCCCACAACGGCGGCATTCCCGGTCTCGACGAGGAAGAGGTCGGGTCGCTGGCGGACCGGAAGTACTTCAACTCGGGTGTGCTGCTCATCGACGTGGCGAGCTGGCGCAACAACGGCTTCACCGAGCGGTGCATTCGATATCTGGAGCAGAACGCCGGTAAGCTCCGCTATCCCGACCAGGATGCCCTGAATGTGGTTTTCGACGGCATCTGGCACGAGCTGCCCAAGATCTGGAACGAGATGGAGAGCCACGAGCTGGAGTGGGTCGGTCGGAGCTTGACCGAAGCGCGTCTCCTGCATTTCGCCGGCCCCTACAAGCCATGGCAGAAGGACTTTCCGGACGGCCCCCGGCTGGCCGCCTACCACAAATACATGGTCCAGGTGGGCCTGATCGGGGCGCAGACGGCATGA
- the ribA gene encoding GTP cyclohydrolase II RibA has product MLETAHGTFNVSTHGVDGPERCVSISLGELSRDGAAVRLHSSCLFGEALGACDCDCGPQLATAMQEVARRGAGVVVYLYQEGRGAGLDTKISGMELQRVEGINSYQAYAKLGLSRDVRDYRLAQVALTDLGLAQHVTLLSNNPTKRQALEGFGYVIDEQIALSYQVSKRAYDYLLMKHEEGKHALDFDKIRFVG; this is encoded by the coding sequence GTGCTCGAAACGGCACATGGCACGTTCAACGTCTCCACGCACGGCGTGGACGGTCCGGAGCGCTGCGTGTCGATCTCGCTGGGGGAGCTCTCACGCGACGGCGCCGCCGTGCGCCTGCACTCCTCCTGCCTCTTCGGCGAGGCGCTGGGGGCGTGCGACTGTGACTGCGGCCCGCAGTTGGCGACCGCGATGCAGGAGGTCGCGAGGCGGGGTGCCGGCGTCGTGGTCTACCTCTACCAGGAGGGTCGCGGCGCCGGCCTGGACACCAAGATCAGTGGCATGGAGCTGCAACGCGTCGAGGGCATCAACTCCTACCAGGCCTACGCGAAGCTCGGACTGTCCCGCGACGTCCGCGACTACCGGCTGGCCCAGGTCGCGCTCACGGACCTGGGGCTGGCCCAACATGTCACGCTGCTGTCCAACAATCCCACCAAGCGTCAGGCGCTGGAGGGGTTCGGCTATGTGATCGACGAGCAGATCGCCTTGTCCTACCAGGTGAGCAAGCGGGCGTACGACTATCTCCTCATGAAGCACGAGGAGGGCAAGCACGCTCTCGACTTCGACAAGATTCGCTTTGTCGGCTGA
- a CDS encoding sugar phosphate isomerase/epimerase family protein, with protein sequence MSRELAVAAPEFFGTGPLLGRVDHLRVLRDLGIDALELWSPWQVTEDDAADVRAALDAAGLRTACVSTPSYLHGEETGEGRALISSSIRIARLLGAVRVNTYFGHGGDGDDRRAADRYARLVAPLLDQAAEAGVLVVLENEFDGFGHDPEHHDISRRASSLAHLMTVVDHPALRLNFDAANFRCAGEDPGRAAALLAPYVGYVHVKDVIEIGGQRPGAESGWHTYTDGSTAFQTTELGTGEVPWTDVLHELDRVGYTGPLTLEPHCQPELLVDQLRAGVAYLGDERWR encoded by the coding sequence ATGTCCCGTGAGCTTGCCGTCGCCGCCCCGGAGTTCTTCGGCACGGGCCCGCTGCTCGGCCGGGTCGACCACCTGCGGGTGCTGCGGGACCTGGGCATCGACGCGCTCGAACTGTGGTCGCCGTGGCAGGTGACCGAGGACGACGCGGCTGACGTGCGCGCCGCCCTGGACGCGGCCGGGCTGCGCACGGCCTGCGTGTCCACCCCGAGCTACCTGCACGGCGAGGAGACCGGCGAGGGGCGGGCCCTCATCTCGTCGAGCATCCGCATCGCGCGGCTGCTCGGCGCCGTCCGGGTCAACACCTACTTCGGCCACGGCGGGGACGGCGACGACCGCCGCGCCGCCGACCGCTACGCCCGGCTGGTCGCCCCGCTGCTGGACCAGGCCGCGGAGGCCGGTGTGCTGGTCGTGCTGGAGAACGAGTTCGACGGGTTCGGCCACGACCCGGAGCACCACGACATCTCCCGACGAGCGTCGTCGCTGGCTCACCTGATGACGGTGGTGGATCACCCGGCGCTCCGGCTCAACTTCGACGCGGCCAACTTCCGCTGCGCCGGCGAGGACCCGGGGAGAGCCGCGGCGCTGCTGGCGCCGTACGTCGGGTACGTGCACGTGAAGGACGTGATCGAGATCGGTGGGCAGCGGCCGGGCGCCGAGTCGGGTTGGCACACCTACACCGACGGCTCCACCGCCTTCCAGACCACCGAGCTGGGCACCGGCGAGGTGCCGTGGACGGACGTGCTCCACGAGCTGGACCGGGTCGGCTACACCGGGCCGCTCACCCTGGAGCCGCACTGCCAGCCGGAACTCCTCGTCGACCAGTTGCGGGCCGGCGTCGCCTACCTCGGGGACGAGCGATGGAGGTGA
- a CDS encoding helix-turn-helix domain-containing protein, with protein sequence MGQQPDDMFGDDNYPAYTIGQAAEMLGATQDFLRRLDEAGLINPHRSSGGHRRYSRYQLRLAARAREMVDQGTAMEAACRIIILEDQLEEALRQNEKR encoded by the coding sequence ATGGGGCAGCAGCCCGACGACATGTTCGGTGATGACAACTACCCGGCCTACACCATCGGCCAGGCCGCGGAGATGCTCGGCGCCACCCAGGACTTCCTGCGCCGCCTGGACGAGGCGGGACTGATCAACCCGCACCGCTCCAGCGGCGGGCACCGCCGCTACTCCCGTTACCAGCTACGCCTGGCCGCCCGGGCCCGCGAGATGGTCGACCAGGGCACCGCCATGGAGGCCGCCTGCCGGATCATCATCCTGGAGGACCAGCTCGAGGAAGCCCTTCGGCAGAACGAGAAGCGGTGA
- a CDS encoding glycoside hydrolase family 6 protein — MAILSPLRRRSAALGVAAVAAVTAAGVSLTIGDASAGTVSGSLYRDPSSAVVRWVAANPGDSRAAVIRDKIASQPQARWFANFNPSTIQSEVSGFVGAANAAQQIPVLSVYEITNRDCGGASAGGAPDLNQYQTWVSNFARGLGNQTVLIILETDSLALQTCLNSGELSARNQAISTATRTIKSANPNAKVYLDGGHSTWNSAGETANRLRAAGVQYADGFFTNVSNFNPTSGEANFGRAVISALNGMGISGKRQIIDTSRNGGASGDWCADDNTDRRIGMYPTTATGDANIDAYLWVKPPGEADGCRYTAGSFQPDLAFSLANGVPNPPTTAPPTTAPPTTAPPTTAPPTTAPPTTAPPTTTPPPTGNGCSASVSLNQWSGGFTASVTVTAGSADLNGWTVTITLPGGAATTGVWSAQASGTSGTIRFTNVSYNGHVGAGQSTNFGFQGTGTGPGAAASCTAA; from the coding sequence GTGGCTATCCTCTCCCCGCTGCGCCGCAGATCCGCGGCCCTCGGCGTGGCGGCCGTCGCGGCCGTCACCGCCGCCGGTGTCAGCCTCACCATCGGCGACGCGTCCGCCGGCACGGTGTCCGGCTCGCTCTACCGCGACCCGAGTTCGGCGGTCGTCCGCTGGGTCGCCGCCAACCCCGGCGACTCACGGGCCGCCGTCATCCGCGACAAGATCGCGAGTCAACCGCAGGCCCGCTGGTTCGCCAACTTCAACCCGTCGACCATCCAGTCCGAGGTCTCCGGGTTCGTCGGCGCCGCCAACGCGGCGCAGCAGATCCCGGTGCTCTCGGTCTACGAGATCACCAACCGGGACTGCGGCGGGGCCAGCGCGGGCGGGGCACCGGACCTCAACCAGTACCAGACGTGGGTGTCCAACTTCGCCCGCGGGCTGGGCAACCAGACCGTCCTGATCATCCTGGAGACCGACTCGCTGGCGCTCCAGACGTGCCTGAACAGCGGCGAGCTCAGCGCCCGCAACCAGGCGATCTCGACGGCCACCCGGACCATCAAGTCGGCCAACCCCAACGCCAAGGTGTACCTCGACGGCGGTCACTCCACCTGGAACAGCGCGGGTGAGACCGCCAACCGGCTCCGGGCGGCCGGCGTGCAGTACGCCGACGGCTTCTTCACCAACGTGTCGAACTTCAACCCCACCTCCGGCGAGGCGAACTTCGGCCGGGCCGTCATCTCCGCCCTCAACGGCATGGGCATCTCCGGCAAGCGCCAGATCATCGACACCAGCCGTAACGGCGGCGCCAGTGGGGACTGGTGCGCGGACGACAACACCGACCGGCGCATCGGGATGTACCCGACCACCGCCACCGGCGACGCCAACATCGACGCGTACCTCTGGGTGAAGCCGCCGGGTGAGGCGGACGGCTGTCGCTACACGGCCGGTTCGTTCCAGCCCGACCTGGCCTTCAGCCTGGCCAACGGCGTCCCGAACCCGCCCACCACCGCGCCCCCGACGACCGCGCCCCCGACCACCGCGCCCCCGACCACGGCGCCGCCGACCACCGCGCCGCCGACCACCGCGCCGCCCACCACCACGCCGCCGCCGACGGGCAACGGCTGCTCCGCGTCGGTGTCGCTCAACCAGTGGTCCGGCGGGTTCACCGCGAGCGTGACGGTCACCGCCGGCTCGGCGGACCTCAACGGCTGGACCGTGACCATCACGCTGCCCGGCGGCGCCGCGACCACCGGCGTCTGGAGCGCCCAGGCCAGCGGCACCAGCGGCACCATCCGGTTCACCAACGTGAGCTACAACGGGCACGTCGGTGCCGGGCAGTCGACCAACTTCGGCTTCCAGGGCACCGGCACCGGCCCCGGTGCGGCGGCGAGCTGCACCGCTGCCTGA
- a CDS encoding ABC transporter permease — MRVRAYARVLRASAKTIFAYRVSFLFGSVGAIFQLLAMVALWTALLRNRDELAGFSLTDMKSYLLVGYATGVLGTGFGEQWMAERIRSGAVSLDLVKPLNYQKARFAESLGGLPMEVALVVVVGTVFTSFAGPVMTPAYHLLFLISLLAVVPIKFMILYVSTLICFWTQNYHGVSWARNVIVAVFSGALVPLVFLPQWVNVLATALPFASITSTPALIFIGRISEAEAARLVGLQLMWVVLLWYIGQFAWRRSVRHLTVHGG; from the coding sequence GTGAGGGTCAGGGCGTACGCACGCGTGCTGCGGGCCTCCGCGAAGACGATCTTCGCCTACCGGGTGAGTTTCCTGTTCGGCTCCGTGGGCGCCATCTTCCAACTGCTGGCCATGGTGGCACTGTGGACCGCCCTGCTGCGCAACCGCGACGAGTTGGCGGGTTTCTCCCTGACCGACATGAAGAGCTACCTGCTCGTCGGCTATGCCACCGGCGTGCTGGGAACGGGCTTCGGGGAACAGTGGATGGCCGAGCGGATCCGCAGCGGCGCGGTGTCGCTCGATCTCGTCAAACCGCTCAACTACCAGAAGGCGCGCTTCGCCGAGTCGCTGGGCGGGCTGCCGATGGAGGTGGCGCTGGTCGTCGTGGTCGGGACCGTCTTCACCTCGTTCGCCGGCCCGGTGATGACGCCCGCGTACCACCTGCTGTTCCTGATCAGCCTGCTGGCCGTGGTGCCCATCAAGTTCATGATCCTCTACGTGAGCACCCTGATCTGCTTCTGGACGCAGAACTACCACGGTGTGTCCTGGGCGCGGAACGTGATCGTGGCCGTCTTCTCGGGCGCACTGGTGCCGCTGGTGTTCCTGCCGCAGTGGGTCAACGTGCTGGCCACGGCCCTGCCCTTCGCCAGCATCACGTCGACGCCGGCCCTCATCTTCATCGGGCGGATCTCGGAGGCGGAGGCGGCCAGGCTGGTCGGCCTGCAACTGATGTGGGTGGTCCTCCTCTGGTACATCGGACAGTTCGCCTGGCGGCGCTCCGTACGCCACCTGACCGTGCACGGGGGTTGA
- a CDS encoding ABC transporter permease — MGHVRFYLRSLGAHIRAVLEYQSDFWILVAAGIGTQTLGIVFLGAVFARVQTLNGWTFGEVVLIYALAGLAQSVVPVIADGIWELGKSIHDGNLDYYLVRPYPPVLQVMSSQVGFNGVGDTVGAGILLGWALFHVDVGWTVGKVLVGAILLVSAIVIRVAITVASNSVSFWVRSPFPMFATAVYHVGELARYPISIYGFALKLVVVVVVPFAFAGFVPASWLLDKGGYGWLGLLTPVVAVAWAFLAYRMFHHGLRRYESAGN, encoded by the coding sequence ATGGGACACGTCCGGTTCTACCTGCGCAGTCTCGGCGCCCACATCCGGGCCGTGCTCGAATACCAGTCCGATTTCTGGATCCTGGTGGCGGCGGGGATCGGCACCCAGACACTGGGCATCGTCTTCCTGGGGGCGGTCTTCGCCCGGGTGCAGACGTTGAACGGGTGGACGTTCGGTGAGGTCGTGCTGATCTACGCGCTGGCCGGCCTCGCGCAGTCCGTGGTGCCCGTCATCGCGGACGGAATCTGGGAACTCGGAAAGTCGATCCACGACGGGAACCTCGACTACTACCTGGTCCGGCCGTACCCTCCGGTGCTCCAGGTGATGAGCAGCCAGGTCGGTTTCAATGGCGTGGGGGACACGGTGGGGGCCGGCATTCTCTTGGGCTGGGCCCTGTTCCACGTGGATGTCGGGTGGACGGTCGGCAAAGTGCTCGTCGGCGCGATCCTCCTCGTTTCGGCGATCGTCATCCGGGTTGCCATCACGGTCGCCTCCAACTCGGTCTCCTTCTGGGTGCGATCCCCGTTTCCGATGTTCGCGACCGCGGTCTACCACGTCGGCGAGCTGGCCCGCTATCCCATCTCGATCTACGGCTTCGCCCTCAAGCTGGTGGTGGTGGTCGTGGTGCCCTTCGCCTTCGCGGGATTCGTGCCGGCGAGCTGGCTCCTCGACAAGGGCGGATACGGCTGGCTCGGCCTGCTGACGCCGGTGGTGGCGGTGGCGTGGGCCTTTCTGGCGTACCGCATGTTCCACCACGGCCTACGGCGCTACGAAAGCGCCGGGAACTGA
- a CDS encoding glycosyltransferase family 9 protein — protein MSADPTRRLFVIDFTGLGSACLAVPVLRGLEAANPGIRYTYPQNAILRDEHLRAASDLRGILELTPSHWRRFDPADWRHMTRVIELHRIDTIVNFRNPDLTVDPRFPQFRAWCRENGPEVRWHDLYDVPDVGRLHVHERMRAVLASAGLTVAPVEDQWLAGSPPVHPVIGFFSSASAPTKRWPIDRWVELAGELASDQVSFVILGGAGGEEWAEALALAERLGRVVPAERLTLAPATGVRELTARLAALSVLVANDTGVGHLAAACGTPVVSVFLSTVADVWAPRSPGGVAVQSAIGARCPNQRPAQGNCTRHYDHCVAPCHLDLTAAQVGAAVRTVLSASRRDRDVP, from the coding sequence TTGTCGGCTGACCCCACCCGCAGGCTGTTCGTCATCGACTTCACCGGGCTGGGAAGCGCGTGTCTGGCGGTCCCCGTGCTGCGCGGACTGGAGGCGGCGAATCCTGGTATTCGCTACACGTATCCGCAGAATGCGATTCTGCGGGACGAACACCTGAGGGCGGCGAGCGACCTGCGCGGCATCCTGGAACTGACGCCGTCGCACTGGCGCCGATTCGATCCGGCGGACTGGCGGCACATGACGCGGGTCATCGAACTGCATCGCATCGACACCATCGTCAACTTTCGCAACCCGGACCTCACCGTCGATCCGCGCTTCCCGCAATTTCGGGCCTGGTGCCGGGAGAACGGCCCGGAGGTGCGATGGCACGACCTCTACGACGTTCCCGACGTCGGTCGGCTGCATGTCCACGAACGGATGCGGGCGGTGCTCGCCTCGGCGGGGCTCACCGTCGCGCCCGTCGAGGACCAGTGGCTGGCCGGATCACCCCCCGTACACCCGGTGATCGGGTTCTTCAGCAGCGCCAGCGCCCCCACCAAGCGTTGGCCGATCGACCGGTGGGTGGAGCTGGCCGGCGAGTTGGCGTCGGACCAGGTGTCCTTCGTGATCCTCGGCGGTGCGGGCGGCGAGGAGTGGGCCGAGGCGTTGGCGCTCGCGGAACGGCTCGGGCGGGTGGTGCCGGCGGAGCGGTTGACGCTCGCCCCCGCCACCGGGGTACGCGAGTTGACGGCGCGGCTGGCGGCGCTGTCCGTGCTGGTCGCCAACGACACCGGCGTCGGCCACCTGGCCGCCGCCTGCGGCACGCCGGTGGTGTCGGTGTTCCTGTCGACCGTCGCGGACGTGTGGGCCCCGCGGTCACCCGGGGGTGTCGCGGTGCAGAGCGCGATCGGCGCCCGCTGCCCGAACCAGCGTCCGGCCCAGGGCAACTGCACCCGGCACTACGACCACTGCGTCGCGCCGTGCCATCTCGATCTGACCGCCGCCCAGGTGGGGGCCGCTGTCCGTACCGTCCTGTCCGCATCGAGGAGGGATCGCGATGTCCCGTGA
- a CDS encoding flavin reductase family protein: MSADAVVDALLTSCVVVTSRDTAPRGCLVGSVMPVGYAAGVVAFALTTGGRTERAVAASGVAVLHVLAATDLTTAQVFAGDVDRFAAVQWAPGALGAPVLTAATGVLELVITASCSAGGCTVFCGEVRHASGAPGEVLTITEIRAAGVEAARTSTEGSA; encoded by the coding sequence TTGAGCGCGGACGCGGTCGTCGACGCGCTGCTCACCAGTTGTGTGGTGGTGACCAGCCGGGACACCGCGCCGAGAGGCTGCCTGGTCGGGTCGGTCATGCCGGTGGGCTACGCCGCCGGTGTGGTGGCCTTCGCGCTGACCACCGGCGGGCGCACCGAACGTGCGGTGGCGGCGAGCGGGGTGGCGGTGCTGCACGTGCTGGCGGCCACCGACCTCACCACCGCGCAGGTCTTCGCCGGCGACGTCGACCGGTTCGCGGCAGTCCAGTGGGCTCCCGGCGCGCTCGGCGCACCGGTGCTGACCGCCGCGACGGGTGTCCTGGAGCTGGTGATCACCGCCTCGTGTTCGGCCGGCGGGTGCACGGTCTTCTGCGGTGAGGTGCGGCATGCGTCCGGCGCACCGGGTGAGGTGCTGACGATCACGGAAATCCGCGCCGCGGGTGTCGAAGCGGCGCGCACGTCGACCGAGGGAAGTGCATGA